A window from Thioclava sp. GXIMD2076 encodes these proteins:
- a CDS encoding C4-dicarboxylate TRAP transporter substrate-binding protein, which yields MKKFLTTTLLAGLLASPVMAKDFIANTFYDAQHPLAKYGYTEWAEIVKDLSKGDLNPQAFTGTVLLAPRASLQGIRDNVVQVGHHAAIYTPSDLPVANAVQELGFNYSDPVAAIFAVADFSMHDATQLAEWKKQGIVYLGAYATPPYILMCAKPVRNLAELKGKRIRVAGSAVSQWVEEAGGVPVNVPSSEMYTGLERGTLDCATNAANDLVDRSLMEVAKYTTLLPTGMYWSGPNWGYNPEFWAGLTADERKVLMEASARSMARTIINYKAQAEAALVTAKEKGVEVYEPEADLKASVEDFRKKTLEEVYDKAQDTYGLTNGKEVIDDFRATMDKWTALLADVDTTDEDALTDLAMKTIYGDLDPATYGVK from the coding sequence ATGAAAAAATTCCTGACCACCACGCTTCTGGCTGGCCTGCTAGCAAGCCCCGTCATGGCGAAAGACTTCATCGCCAATACCTTCTATGACGCGCAGCACCCGCTGGCGAAATACGGCTATACCGAATGGGCCGAAATCGTGAAGGATCTGTCCAAAGGCGACCTGAACCCGCAAGCCTTTACCGGAACCGTGCTGCTGGCACCGCGCGCCTCTCTGCAGGGGATCCGCGATAACGTCGTACAGGTGGGCCACCATGCTGCAATCTATACGCCTTCCGATCTTCCGGTCGCCAATGCCGTGCAGGAACTGGGCTTCAACTACTCCGATCCGGTGGCGGCCATCTTCGCCGTGGCGGATTTCTCGATGCATGACGCGACCCAGCTTGCAGAGTGGAAAAAGCAGGGGATCGTCTATCTCGGGGCCTATGCTACCCCGCCCTATATCCTGATGTGTGCCAAACCCGTGCGTAATTTGGCCGAACTCAAGGGTAAGCGTATCCGCGTGGCGGGATCGGCCGTGTCGCAATGGGTCGAGGAAGCAGGCGGTGTGCCGGTCAATGTGCCCTCCTCCGAGATGTATACCGGGCTTGAACGCGGCACGCTGGATTGCGCAACCAATGCGGCCAACGATCTTGTAGACCGCTCGCTGATGGAAGTCGCCAAATACACCACATTGTTGCCGACCGGCATGTATTGGTCCGGCCCGAACTGGGGTTATAACCCTGAGTTCTGGGCAGGCCTTACGGCAGATGAGCGTAAGGTGCTGATGGAGGCCTCGGCGCGGTCGATGGCGCGGACAATCATCAATTACAAGGCACAGGCCGAAGCAGCGCTCGTCACAGCCAAAGAGAAAGGCGTGGAAGTATACGAACCCGAAGCCGATCTGAAGGCCTCGGTCGAAGATTTCCGTAAGAAGACCCTCGAAGAGGTCTACGACAAGGCACAAGACACCTACGGTCTGACGAATGGCAAAGAGGTCATCGACGACTTCCGTGCCACGATGGACAAATGGACCGCGCTTCTGGCCGATGTCGACACCACCGATGAGGATGCGCTGACCGATCTGGCCATGAAGACCATCTATGGCGATCTCGACCCCGCAACCTATGGCGTAAAGTAA
- a CDS encoding TetR/AcrR family transcriptional regulator translates to MGPTPETRPRGRPRAFDEDRFLDASIALFSAAGFAGVSMSDLKTASGLTTGSIYKAYNGKEGVFASALARYIALREAEIDARLSAESDARQKVAALLRIFAALSQGRDGRLGCMVVSGVADLDLVGDAATILRNQLATRRDRLEQLINEGHSDGSISKEVDPATTAALLLAMQQGMRILGKVELMEMDSGTLVAGALRLLGQA, encoded by the coding sequence ATGGGCCCCACACCAGAAACACGCCCTCGTGGCAGACCTCGAGCCTTCGACGAAGACCGCTTCCTCGATGCATCAATCGCATTGTTCAGCGCTGCAGGCTTTGCCGGGGTCAGCATGTCCGATCTGAAGACGGCGTCCGGGCTGACGACCGGCAGCATTTACAAAGCCTATAACGGCAAGGAGGGCGTCTTCGCCTCCGCGCTGGCCCGCTACATCGCCCTGCGCGAAGCCGAAATCGACGCACGCCTGAGTGCCGAGTCAGATGCACGGCAGAAGGTTGCCGCCCTGCTACGGATCTTTGCCGCGTTGAGCCAGGGCCGGGATGGGCGTCTAGGCTGCATGGTCGTTTCCGGAGTGGCTGATCTGGACCTTGTCGGCGATGCAGCGACGATACTGCGCAATCAGCTGGCGACGCGACGGGACCGGCTGGAGCAGCTGATAAACGAGGGGCACAGCGACGGCTCGATTTCAAAAGAAGTCGACCCTGCCACGACCGCCGCCTTGCTGCTTGCCATGCAACAGGGTATGCGCATCTTGGGAAAGGTCGAGCTCATGGAAATGGACAGCGGGACCCTTGTCGCTGGCGCGCTCCGGCTTCTCGGGCAAGCCTGA
- a CDS encoding DMT family transporter — MPSSRALGSAFWAAGISALLSAFLLFGAGIYLTRGLPRTVDLVALPLWAWAGGICGVITLAGIAFATPRLGAAGMVALVITGQVVFSLLLDRLGMFDMPQHPLTLQRFLAAGMLLGGAVLIR, encoded by the coding sequence ATGCCAAGCTCGCGCGCTCTGGGATCGGCCTTCTGGGCGGCCGGCATCTCTGCGCTACTCTCGGCTTTCCTGTTGTTCGGGGCAGGCATTTACCTGACACGCGGATTGCCCCGAACGGTTGACCTCGTTGCGCTGCCACTCTGGGCCTGGGCGGGCGGGATCTGTGGCGTCATCACGCTGGCGGGGATAGCCTTTGCGACGCCGCGCCTTGGTGCCGCTGGCATGGTCGCGCTCGTGATCACCGGGCAAGTCGTGTTTTCGCTTCTGCTTGACCGCCTTGGAATGTTCGACATGCCGCAACATCCGCTGACCCTTCAACGATTTCTGGCCGCCGGCATGTTGCTCGGTGGTGCGGTTCTCATTCGATAG
- a CDS encoding TetR/AcrR family transcriptional regulator, with translation MGLQDHSQTDRSVRKFSKRGNMMKPEGTAKSVTRPRRTQAERSQETRAKVCDAVLQALAELGYEQISTPLIAKRASVSRGALTHQFPTRNDMLVAAFETLVNSWRTGYPFGLDPECTQLSVDELIDALWENIFADGRYIAAMELMLAARQDNELGHVLRDILVSWIRKRDRITVQLVGGDVEDTEADLHVQLHLSVLRGIAMHQSFDSDPDTASKLITLWKQIIRKASSA, from the coding sequence ATGGGTTTGCAAGACCATTCGCAAACGGATAGATCTGTTCGTAAGTTTTCAAAACGTGGAAATATGATGAAGCCCGAGGGAACTGCCAAATCTGTCACACGCCCTCGACGCACGCAGGCCGAGCGCTCGCAGGAAACACGTGCAAAAGTTTGTGATGCAGTCCTGCAGGCACTCGCCGAGCTTGGCTATGAGCAGATTTCAACGCCGCTGATTGCAAAGCGGGCATCAGTATCACGTGGCGCCCTGACACATCAGTTCCCCACGCGGAATGATATGCTCGTTGCAGCATTCGAAACACTGGTGAACAGTTGGCGCACAGGGTACCCTTTCGGCCTGGACCCCGAGTGCACCCAGCTAAGCGTCGACGAGCTTATCGATGCGCTATGGGAGAATATCTTTGCAGACGGGCGGTACATAGCCGCGATGGAGCTGATGCTGGCCGCACGACAGGATAATGAACTAGGCCATGTGCTGCGTGACATACTGGTCAGTTGGATCCGCAAACGCGATCGTATCACCGTGCAGCTTGTCGGTGGCGATGTCGAAGATACGGAAGCCGATCTGCATGTTCAGTTACATCTTTCGGTTCTGCGGGGCATTGCTATGCACCAGAGTTTCGATTCCGATCCAGACACCGCAAGCAAACTGATCACGCTATGGAAGCAGATCATCCGCAAGGCTTCATCGGCTTGA
- a CDS encoding TRAP transporter large permease subunit — protein sequence MDTLLTATITLVFLLAFLGFGAWVFVSLALVATSALYFLHGMDLSRIGSIAAGIIYRYSSSWELSAIPMFIWMGEIIFRTDISTRLFRGLAPFVDYVPGRLLHTNVLGCTLFAAVSGSSPATTATVGRITTRELGARGYDDRMSLGSLAGAGSLGLLIPPSIVMIVYGILAEQSISRLFAAGVLPGLMITALYSSYIMLRAKMNPALVPLTREKRRPVDFLRALWDLTPLVALMTIVLGSIYSGIATPSEAAAVGVIAAIFLTAITGQLSLRLLRETLMGGLRTSTMVCSILITAAFMSTAIGYLHIPADVAAGIAALKLPPWGLLVVLSLFYLGLGFFLDGTSIVVMSLPISLPLALQAGFDPIWFGVYLVLMVEMAQVTPPVGFNLFVLQGISGRSIGYVARAAFPFFVLMLVGVALLAVFPQIALWLPNFFYG from the coding sequence ATGGATACCCTTCTCACCGCCACCATTACACTTGTCTTCCTGCTGGCTTTTCTGGGCTTTGGCGCATGGGTCTTTGTCAGCCTTGCGCTGGTGGCCACGAGTGCTCTCTATTTCCTGCACGGGATGGATCTGTCGCGGATCGGCTCGATCGCGGCGGGCATCATCTACCGCTATTCCTCCAGCTGGGAACTCTCAGCCATTCCGATGTTCATCTGGATGGGCGAGATCATCTTCCGAACCGATATCTCGACCCGCCTGTTCCGCGGGCTGGCGCCTTTTGTCGATTATGTTCCGGGGCGTCTGCTGCATACCAATGTGTTGGGCTGCACGCTGTTTGCCGCTGTGTCAGGGTCATCGCCTGCCACCACCGCCACCGTGGGCCGGATCACCACCCGAGAGCTGGGAGCGCGCGGCTATGATGACCGCATGTCGCTGGGCTCACTGGCAGGCGCCGGAAGCCTTGGCCTTCTGATACCGCCATCAATCGTGATGATCGTCTATGGCATTCTGGCCGAGCAGTCGATCTCGCGGCTTTTTGCGGCGGGCGTCCTGCCGGGGCTGATGATCACCGCTCTCTATTCGAGCTACATCATGCTCCGCGCCAAGATGAATCCTGCTCTCGTGCCGCTCACCCGCGAGAAACGCCGGCCGGTAGACTTCCTGCGCGCTCTTTGGGATCTGACGCCGCTGGTGGCGCTTATGACCATCGTGCTGGGGTCGATCTATAGCGGGATCGCCACGCCCTCCGAGGCGGCCGCCGTAGGCGTCATTGCCGCGATCTTCCTGACCGCGATCACCGGACAGCTATCGCTGCGCTTGCTACGCGAAACCCTCATGGGTGGCCTACGGACCTCTACCATGGTCTGCTCGATCCTGATCACTGCGGCCTTCATGTCCACCGCCATCGGCTATCTGCATATCCCCGCCGATGTAGCCGCAGGTATCGCAGCCCTCAAGCTGCCGCCATGGGGCCTCTTGGTGGTGCTGTCGTTGTTCTACCTTGGTCTCGGGTTCTTCCTTGATGGTACCTCCATCGTGGTGATGAGCCTGCCGATCTCGCTGCCCTTGGCGCTACAGGCGGGATTTGATCCGATCTGGTTTGGCGTCTACCTCGTCTTGATGGTCGAAATGGCACAGGTCACCCCGCCCGTAGGATTCAACCTTTTCGTGCTGCAGGGCATCTCGGGCCGGTCTATCGGCTATGTCGCCCGCGCCGCTTTCCCATTCTTCGTTCTGATGCTTGTGGGTGTCGCGCTTCTGGCCGTGTTCCCGCAGATCGCGCTCTGGCTACCGAACTTCTTCTACGGATAA
- a CDS encoding amidohydrolase family protein, with protein sequence MTTLLIKNARIVDGTQTAPTDPMQIAIEDGRIKEVASEVSFTAAEELDLNGLTVMPGLIDCHVHTIASTANLGLNASLPSSLVAARASTLMKNMIMRGFTTVRDLGGADRGLQQAVEEGHFTAPRLVICGKALSQTGGHTDYRGPYDNRDVSWYAQALGTLGRICDGKPELLRAAREELKNGAQFLKVMADGGVSSPSDPVGYLVFSVEELKALVEVANGFGTYVAAHLYDDKAIIRALDCGITCIEHGNLIGDETIKRVAREGAVVVPTNITYDLLARKGAEFGLPPESVAKVADVREAGLERVVKLHEAGVTMGYGSDLLGGMQTEQSGEFPLRGRYIPADAVIRSATVDAAKVLRMEGEVGVIAAGAHADIIAVDGNPLQNLDLLTEQGAHMPLIMQGGRAIKKAASL encoded by the coding sequence ATGACGACCCTTCTGATCAAGAACGCCCGTATCGTTGACGGCACCCAGACCGCCCCCACCGACCCTATGCAGATCGCCATCGAGGATGGCCGCATCAAAGAAGTTGCCTCAGAGGTCAGCTTCACCGCCGCCGAAGAACTGGACCTGAACGGGCTGACCGTGATGCCCGGTTTGATCGACTGCCACGTCCATACCATCGCTTCGACGGCCAATCTTGGACTGAATGCCTCGCTGCCGTCTTCGCTTGTGGCGGCACGGGCTTCGACGCTGATGAAGAATATGATCATGCGCGGTTTTACCACCGTGCGCGATCTGGGGGGGGCTGATCGTGGCCTGCAACAGGCTGTGGAAGAAGGTCATTTCACCGCACCCCGCCTTGTGATCTGTGGCAAGGCGCTCAGCCAGACCGGTGGTCATACCGATTACCGCGGCCCCTATGACAACCGCGATGTCAGCTGGTATGCGCAAGCGCTTGGTACGCTTGGTCGGATCTGCGACGGCAAGCCGGAACTGCTGCGTGCGGCCCGCGAAGAGCTGAAGAATGGCGCGCAATTCCTGAAGGTCATGGCCGATGGCGGCGTCTCCTCGCCGTCTGATCCGGTGGGCTATCTGGTGTTCTCGGTCGAGGAACTCAAGGCTTTGGTCGAGGTAGCAAATGGCTTTGGCACCTATGTCGCAGCCCACCTCTACGACGACAAGGCCATCATCCGCGCGCTTGATTGCGGCATCACCTGTATTGAACATGGCAATCTGATTGGCGACGAGACCATCAAGCGTGTCGCCCGCGAAGGGGCGGTCGTCGTGCCCACCAATATCACCTATGACCTTCTGGCCCGCAAAGGGGCAGAGTTCGGCCTACCGCCCGAGTCTGTGGCCAAAGTGGCCGATGTACGCGAGGCGGGGCTGGAACGTGTGGTCAAACTGCATGAGGCGGGCGTGACCATGGGATATGGCTCGGACCTCTTGGGCGGTATGCAAACCGAGCAATCTGGCGAATTCCCGCTGCGCGGGCGCTACATCCCGGCAGATGCGGTGATCCGCTCGGCCACGGTGGATGCGGCCAAAGTGCTGCGCATGGAAGGCGAGGTTGGCGTCATTGCCGCCGGAGCCCATGCGGACATCATTGCTGTGGATGGCAATCCGCTTCAGAACCTCGATCTGCTGACCGAACAGGGTGCGCATATGCCTCTGATCATGCAGGGCGGTCGCGCCATCAAAAAAGCCGCATCGCTTTAA
- a CDS encoding TRAP transporter small permease encodes MQRFYSAIYSISRLAAIIAACALVYMVGHIAYEIVLRSFFETSTFVLDEFVGYAVMICVIWSLGYVLEQGDLIRVGLVTNRLPERVQELMTAVSALITSAATAGLAWMFWIRVARAYKRGTVSSSVAAVPMWIPESAMMVGLALFALAALSYGLRHITRHPSPAPQVPLATPVE; translated from the coding sequence ATGCAGCGTTTCTATTCCGCCATCTATAGTATCAGCCGTCTGGCCGCCATCATCGCTGCCTGCGCACTGGTCTATATGGTTGGCCATATCGCCTACGAGATCGTGCTGCGCAGCTTCTTCGAGACCTCGACCTTCGTTCTGGATGAATTCGTAGGCTACGCCGTGATGATCTGTGTGATCTGGTCGCTGGGCTATGTTCTGGAACAGGGCGATCTGATCCGCGTGGGTCTGGTGACCAACCGTTTACCCGAACGTGTGCAAGAGCTGATGACCGCCGTCTCCGCGCTAATAACCTCTGCCGCAACCGCGGGGCTTGCATGGATGTTCTGGATCCGCGTGGCGCGTGCCTATAAACGCGGCACGGTGTCGTCTTCGGTGGCGGCTGTGCCTATGTGGATCCCCGAGTCCGCGATGATGGTGGGGCTGGCCCTCTTTGCGCTGGCAGCTCTCTCCTATGGGCTGCGCCATATCACCCGCCACCCTTCGCCCGCGCCGCAAGTGCCTCTGGCCACCCCTGTCGAGTAA
- a CDS encoding GAF domain-containing protein has translation MTSQIDLSPLIRASAQMGQPFTLYRAVQEMCETRFGFRFLTVLKNLPGTGNVMRMHSSEADYPTGTLKPMGLTEWGKIVLEGGQPWLGNSEEDVRWAFPDAELILSKGCEACACAPVIWAGRCVGVLSLNAPRDTYSPEDMDDMTLIAQCLAPALI, from the coding sequence ATGACTTCCCAGATTGACCTTTCTCCCCTCATCCGCGCGAGCGCGCAGATGGGCCAGCCCTTCACACTCTATCGCGCAGTGCAAGAGATGTGCGAGACGCGCTTCGGCTTCCGCTTTCTGACGGTGCTGAAAAACCTCCCCGGCACGGGCAATGTGATGCGGATGCATTCGTCAGAGGCGGACTACCCGACCGGAACCCTCAAACCCATGGGACTGACCGAATGGGGCAAGATCGTGCTGGAGGGCGGGCAGCCATGGCTGGGCAATTCGGAAGAAGATGTCCGCTGGGCCTTCCCCGATGCCGAGCTGATCCTGTCGAAAGGCTGTGAAGCCTGCGCCTGCGCGCCCGTCATCTGGGCGGGGCGCTGTGTGGGCGTTCTGTCACTGAATGCACCGCGCGACACCTATTCGCCCGAAGATATGGACGACATGACCCTGATCGCACAGTGCCTTGCGCCCGCGCTGATCTGA
- a CDS encoding TRAP transporter substrate-binding protein has protein sequence MTYRTLLGTTLAAALAAAPALATNWDLSSEYPAGSLQGQTADFFAKAVAEKTNGALEITVHHGAALGYKSVDNFDAVGDGALQAASSAFVFWTGIDPIFQLSSLPFLAPTSDDVHALYELAKPEYEKVLEDNNQMLLLATPWPSSGLWGNKAFTSIDDLKGVKVRTYDVASTETMKSAGAFPIQISWADVPAQLSTNAIDAVLTSPNGGVGVQMWELQSNFTNVNYASSLQAIHVNMDAFMDLSEEAQAEVREAAKEAEDYGWGLLADATAKDFETMRSHGMTVTDTISPEFSAALTEAAQPFIDQWVKDTGTRATTIMDAYKAR, from the coding sequence ATGACCTATAGAACGCTTCTTGGAACGACACTGGCAGCTGCACTCGCCGCGGCACCCGCGCTTGCCACGAACTGGGATCTGTCGAGCGAATATCCCGCAGGTTCGCTGCAAGGGCAGACCGCCGATTTCTTTGCCAAGGCCGTTGCCGAAAAGACCAATGGTGCGCTGGAAATCACCGTGCATCACGGCGCAGCCCTGGGCTACAAGAGCGTCGATAACTTCGATGCGGTAGGCGACGGCGCATTGCAGGCGGCCTCTTCGGCCTTCGTATTCTGGACCGGCATCGATCCGATCTTCCAGCTATCCTCCCTACCCTTCCTTGCGCCCACTTCCGACGATGTGCATGCGCTTTATGAACTGGCCAAACCCGAATACGAGAAGGTTCTGGAAGATAATAACCAGATGCTGCTGCTGGCGACCCCCTGGCCGTCCTCGGGCCTGTGGGGCAATAAGGCCTTTACATCGATCGATGACCTCAAGGGCGTGAAGGTCCGGACCTATGATGTTGCCTCCACCGAGACCATGAAAAGCGCAGGTGCCTTCCCGATCCAGATCTCCTGGGCGGATGTGCCGGCGCAGCTGTCGACCAATGCGATTGACGCGGTGCTGACCTCGCCCAATGGCGGCGTAGGTGTGCAAATGTGGGAATTGCAGTCCAATTTCACCAATGTGAATTATGCCTCCTCGCTTCAGGCGATTCATGTGAATATGGATGCGTTCATGGACCTGAGTGAAGAAGCACAAGCCGAAGTCCGTGAGGCCGCCAAAGAGGCCGAAGACTACGGCTGGGGCCTTCTCGCCGATGCGACTGCCAAGGATTTCGAGACCATGCGCAGCCATGGCATGACGGTGACCGACACGATCTCGCCCGAGTTCTCTGCCGCGCTCACCGAAGCGGCCCAGCCCTTCATCGACCAGTGGGTCAAAGATACCGGCACCCGTGCCACCACGATTATGGACGCCTATAAAGCCCGCTAA